The Coccidioides posadasii str. Silveira chromosome 5, complete sequence genome has a segment encoding these proteins:
- the RRS1 gene encoding Rhodanese- sulfurtransferase (EggNog:ENOG410PNYS~COG:J~BUSCO:15557at33183) produces MSSGQTDAMSQPPSTFRTKQKPERLPITVEKPTPYTFDLGRLMALDPNPLNLPSNSLSNPPVLNSTLKSTARDGAQCLLNQLLTACPITSSATDGVLLTLPTPVTPLPRFKPLPTPKPPTKWELFARKKGIGKYNNKLGANEAERQKKLVYDEEKGEWVPRWGYKGKNKAEDDQWLVEVDDKKWKKEEDMNIRGESIRNEGRKERMERIRRNERKMRANMRRTGNAKSKA; encoded by the exons ATGTCGAGCGGACAAACCGACGCAATGTCACAACCTCCCAGTACCTTTAGGACCAAGCAAAAACCTGAAAGACT ACCCATAACAGTCGAGAAACCCACACCATATACCTTTGATCTTGGCCGCCTCATGGCCCTAGACCCTAACCCTCTCAACCTCCCCTCAAATTCCCTCTCCAACCCACCCGTCCTCAACTCAACACTCAAATCCACCGCCCGCGACGGTGCCCAATGCCTCCTCAACCAGCTCCTAACCGCCTGCCCCATAACCAGCTCCGCCACGGACGGCGTTCTTCTCACCCTCCCTACCCCAGTAACCCCGCTCCCGCGCTTCAAACCACTCCCCACGCCCAAGCCGCCTACAAAATGGGAGCTTTTCGCGCGCAAGAAGGGAATCGGCAAATACAATAACAAACTTGGCGCTAACGAGGCTGAGCGGCAGAAGAAGTTGGTGTATGACGAGGAGAAGGGAGAATGGGTGCCTAGATGGGGATACAAGGGCAAGAACAAGGCTGAAGATGACCAGTGGTTGGTGGAGGTGGATGATAAGAAGtggaaaaaggaagaagatatGAATATTCGGGGAGAATCGATCAGAAatgaaggaagaaaagaaaggatgGAGAGAATTCGGAGGAATGAGAGGAAAATGAGGGCGAATATGCGGAGGACCGGGAATGCGAAGAGCAAAGCTTGA
- a CDS encoding uncharacterized protein (EggNog:ENOG410QDGC~COG:T~TransMembrane:1 (o504-523i)~BUSCO:4135at33183), whose amino-acid sequence MTKKSSRAPTLSLGQSNFSDNSKSPLPLNSPNPTTPLTPISPLSSTGSTFKGATIRPVTARSNLGSEKSASGARSPGTSISTDNGDIPQTPDITAIPPFPSSPRDTSKHGRDTSKSFFTNFKASRSTNKVHISDTSLGRPEDKPVSRGSSKDRIVHKSKGHNNSSSSLAKASTGSGKSKGEGFDDKSQSSPQSINGKATEDIENIHTLTPKKSKPRFASLLTRSRSIRVDEPLSAGRPSATRRPSNGLLRLEEISREEAQAPLKTAPLQPERSFNDAMGSTVRNRSADRPPAEERSNYSRRERAHAGAMISSSLNQVTGSSLFNNLKQTSSGAADRLGRAGKGFFGKITKSNSIHERELVTDDSYVCSVINLPLVEQARRTRISKRLEASKDKTEYWMPALPWRCIDYLNFKGCEEEGLYRVPGSGKEIKHWQRRFDTELDINLFDEPDLYDVNTIGSMFKAWLRELPDEIFPKATQAMIAEKCAGATKAPQLLKDELSKLPPFNYYLLFAITCHLSLLHSYVDKNKMDYRNLCICFQPCMKIDGFCFQFLVCDWKNCWQGCWTEKEYLAKELEYERQLKEAALNKTIAPPAPATSEAVEERAISSSGSSQPIDGGSSGTATKASSRSGSLKKGRKTPPNIDNNNLKVASQLPELGPPLSPIQI is encoded by the exons ATGACTAAAAAGTCCTCCCGCGCCCCAACGCTGAGTTTGGGACAGTCAAACTTCAGCGATAACTCGAAATCTCCTTTGCCGTTGAACAGTCCTAATCCCACGACTCCCTTGACACCTATATCGCCTCTATCTTCGACCGGATCTACATTCAAAGGTGCCACCATTCGCCCCGTGACGGCACGATCAAACCTGGGGTCGGAAAAATCAGCCTCGGGTGCAAGGTCCCCGGGTACCTCTATCAGCACGGATAATGGCGATATCCCGCAAACTCCGGATATAACTGCAATTCCGCCTTTTCCTTCCTCCCCCAGAGACACCTCAAAACACGGTAGAGATACATCCAAGTCCTTTTTTACGAACTTTAAGGCCTCAAGATCCACCAATAAAGTTCACATTTCTGATACTTCTCTTGGTCGACCGGAGGACAAACCCGTTAGCCGGGGCAGCTCAAAAGATAGGATCGTTCATAAATCAAAGGGTCATAACAATTCGTCATCAAGCCTTGCAAAGGCTTCTACCGGATCTGGAAAAAGCAAAG GGGAGGGTTTCGATGACAAATCCCAGTCTAGTCCGCAGAGCATTAATGGGAAAGCGACTGAAGATATTGAAAATATCCATACGCTGACGCCCAAGAAGAGTAAACCCCGATTTGCCAGCCTTCTCACCCGAAGCCGGTCTATTCGTGTTGATGAACCTCTTTCGGCGGGTCGACCAAGTGCTACGAGGCGACCTTCGAACGGATTACTACGACTTGAAGAGATTAGCAGAGAAGAGGCGCAGGCGCCCCTGAAAACAGCTCCTTTGCAGCCCGAACGATCATTTAATGACGCCATGGGCTCCACCGTACGTAATCGTTCTGCGGATCGCCCTCCCGCCGAGGAACGCAGCAATTATTCAAGGAGAGAGCGGGCACATGCTGGTGCAATGATTAGCTCTTCACTTAATCAGGTCACAGGTTCATCATTGTTTAATAATTTAAAACAAACTTCCAGTGGTGCTGCAGACAGACTTGGGAGGGCTGGTAAAGGCTTTTTCGGCAAGATTACGAAGAGTAACAGCATTCATGAGCGAGAGTTGGTTACGGATGATAGTTATGTCTGTTCGGTTATCAATCTTCCACTTGTCGAACAAGCCCGACGGACAAGAATTTCCAAGAGACTGGAGGCTTCGAAAGATAAGACGGAATATTGGATGCCGGCATTGCCTTGGAGGTGTATTGA TTATTTGAACTTTAAGGGCTGTGAGGAAGAAGGCCTTTACCGTGTCCCCGGTAGTGGAAAAGAGATCAAGCACTGGCAGAGACGATTTGACACAG aACTGGACATCAACCTCTTCGACGAGCCAGATTTGTATGATGTTAACACCATTGGGTCGATGTTCAAGGCATGGCTTCGCGAGTTGCCGGATGAGATATTCCCCAAAGCAACGCAGGCCATGATAGCAGAGAAATGCGCTGGAGCCACCAAAGCGCCGCAACTATTGAAGGACGAGCTCTCGAAGCTGCCACCATTCAACTATTACCTATTGTTCGCTATTACCTGCCACTTGAGCCTTCTTCATTCCTATGTTGACAAAAACAAGATGGACTACCGGAACCTCTGCATCTGCTTCCAGCCCTGTATGAAAATCGACGGCTTTTGCTTCCAGTTTTTGGTCTGTGACTGGAAGAACTGCTGGCAAGGTTGTTGGACCGAGAAGGAATATCTTGCAAAGGAACTCGAGTATGAACGGCAACTAAAAGAGGCTGCTTTGAACAAAACAATCGCACCTCCTGCGCCAGCTACTTCAGAAGCAGTTGAAGAAAGGGCCATATCTTCTTCGGGCAGCAGCCAGCCTATTGACGGAGGTTCTAGCGGCACCGCTACCAAGGCTTCCAGCCGCTCTGGCAGCTTGAAAAAGGGCCGAAAAACACCCCCGAATATTGACAATAATAATTTAAAAGTTGCCTCACAACTTCCGGAACTTGGGCCTCCACTGTCTCCCATTCAGATTTAG
- the MCM7 gene encoding Mcm2-7 hexameric complex component (EggNog:ENOG410PGHK~COG:L~BUSCO:2119at33183), which yields MALLQFKAPVKYSEQKEVLKDFLEHFKTLESASESAATEAIEGLHIDEDDLSDDDELMDEIDGNARTRRTAAKQRKEPKLKYMQILQDVADRVKSNIVIELDDLDTFVKTLPDGVDSDLVESVENNAKRYIDVFSDVVDEVMPKETREVSFKDDVLDIIMSQREKRNETMSLAAEANIDVGMPPSIFPPELTRRYTLNIKPRTPSGSSSERSSKALAVRNVKGEHLGKLITVRGITTRVSDVKPSVKINAYSCDRCGSEVFQPVTTKQFMPLQECPSEECTKNQSKGQLFMSTRASKFIPFQEVKIQEMADQVPVGHIPRTLTVHCLGSLARQLNPGDVVDIAGIFLPTPYTGFRAIRAGLLTDTYLEAQHITQHKKAYENLQMDPRTLRRIEQHIHSGNMYEYLSRSIAPEIYGHLDVKKALLLLLIGGVTKEMGDGMRIRGDINICLMGDPGVAKSQLLKYIAKVAPRGVYTTGRGSSGVGLTAAVMRDPVTDEMVLEGGALVLADNGICCIDEFDKMDDGDRTAIHEVMEQQTISISKAGISTTLNARTSILAAANPLYGRYNPRVSPVENINLPAALLSRFDVLFLMLDTPSRDADEELAHHVTYVHMHNKHPENEENEVIFTPNEVRQYIAKARTFRPTVPKQVSNYMVGSYVRLRQDQKSEEGSKKQFSHTTPRTLLGVLRLSQALARLRFSNQVITEDVDEALRLVEVSKSSLYMDSQGAADQTPTSKIYNLIRGMRESGAAATGDGGDGELSIRKIRERVLAKGFTEDQLSEAIDEYAGLYVWQVTGNGSKLVFIEGAEDDDMDM from the exons ATGGCGCTCCTCCAATTTAAGGCCCCGGTGAAGTATTCGGAGCAAAAGGAAGTTTTAAAAGACTTCCTCGAACACTTTAAGACGTTGGAGTCTGCGTCTGAATCTGCAGCTACCGAGGCAATTGAAGGTCTGCACATCGATGAAGACGACTTGAGCGATGATGACGAGCTTATGGATGAGATTGACGGCAATGCGCGAACTAGACGAACAGCAGCAAAGCAAAGAAAAGAGCCTAAATTGAAATACATGCAAATCCTGCAAGATGTAGCCGACCGGGTGAAGAGCAACATTGTCATTGAGCTCGATGATTTGGATACG TTTGTCAAAACACTACCTGATGGAGTTGATTCCGACCTCGTTGAAAGTGTCGAGAACAATGCGAAACGCTATATTGACGTGTTTTCCGATGTCGTTGACGAAGTGATGCCTAAGGAAACGCGAGAAGTGTC ATTCAAAGATGACGTTCTTGATATCATCATGTCACAGCGTGAAAAACGAAACGAGACGATGTCATTGGCAGCTGAAGCTAACATCGATGTCGGAATGCCCCCATCGATATTTCCGCCCGAACTGACCCGACGGTATACGCTGAATATTAAACCCCGGACACCTTCTGGTTCTAGCAGTGAGCGAAGTTCCAAAGCATTGGCGGTACGAAACGTCAAGGGAGAGCATCTGGGAAAGTTAATCACCGTTCGAGGTATAACGACTCGAGTGTCGGACGTTAAGCCTTCTGTTAAAATCAACGCTTACTCGTGCGATCGTTGCGGATCGGAGGTTTTCCAGCCGGTTACCACAAAACAGTTCATGCCCCTTCAAGAATGTCCTTCCGAGGAATGTACGAAAAACCAGTCAAAAGGTCAATTATTTATGTCCACTCGAGCATCGAAGTTTATTCCGTTTCAAGAGGTCAAAATTCAAGAAATGGCGGACCAAGTTCCTGTTGGACATATTCCTCGGACGCTTACTGTGCATTGCCTAGGAAGCCTGGCCCGGCAATTAAACCCCGGTGACGTGGTAGATATTGCTGGCATCTTCCTTCCGACACCTTACACGGGATTCAGAGCTATCCGTGCTGGCCTCTTAACTGACACATATTTAGAGGCACAGCATATTACGCAACACAAGAAGGCATACGAGAATCTGCAAATGGATCCTCGTACATTGCGCCGGATAGAACAACATATACATTCCGGTAATATGTATGAATATTTGTCACGTTCGATTGCCCCTGAGATTTACGGCCATTTGGACGTGAAGAAGGCATTACTTTTGCTTTTGATTGGAGGCGTTACGAAGGAAATGGGCGACGGCATGCGGATCCGTGGCGATATTAATATCTGTTTGATGGGTGACCCCGGTGTGGCCAAGTCACAATTACTCAAGTATATTGCAAAAGTTGCGCCGCGTGGTGTATACACCACAGGTCGTGGAAGCAGTGGCGTAGGTCTTACTGCGGCAGTCATGCGCGATCCCGTCACGGACGAGATGGTTCTTGAGGGTGGCGCTTTGGTTCTCGCAGACAATGGTATTTGCTGTATCGATGAATTCGATAAAATGGACGACGGCGACAGGACAGCGATCCACGAAGTAATGGAACAACAGACAATATCTATATCCAAGGCAGGAATATCGACAACTCTTAACGCCCGTACATCCATCCTAGCAGCAGCTAACCCGCTATACGGACGCTATAATCCTCGAGTATCGCCAGTAGAAAACATCAATCTTCCAGCCGCCCTTCTATCCCGTTTCGACGTCCTATTCTTAATGCTCGACACACCCTCTCGTGATGCAGATGAAGAGCTCGCTCACCACGTCACATATGTGCACATGCACAACAAACACCCTGAAAATGAGGAGAATGAAGTAATATTTACCCCCAATGAAGTACGACAGTATATCGCCAAAGCTCGAACTTTCCGCCCCACCGTTCCGAAGCAAGTCTCTAACTATATGGTGGGTTCTTATGTCCGTCTCCGACAAGATCAAAAATCAGAGGAAGGGAGTAAAAAGCAATTTTCACACACCACTCCTCGAACGTTGCTTGGTGTTTTGCGCCTTTCTCAGGCTCTGGCTCGTCTACGTTTCAGCAACCAAGTCATTACAGAGGACGTGGACGAGGCTCTCCGCCTAGTTGAAGTTAGCAAATCTAGCCTGTATATGGATAGTCAGGGCGCTGCAGACCAGACCCCGACCAGTAAGATCTACAATTTGATCCGAGGTATGCGGGAGAGCGGTGCGGCTGCTACTGGTGATGGAGGAGATGGAGAGTTGAGCATAAGAAAGatcagagagagagtatTGGCAAAGGGATTCACCGAGGACCAGCTGAGTGAGGCCATTGATGAATATGCCGGTCTATAT GTTTGGCAAGTCACCGGAAACGGGTCGAAGCTCGTGTTCATTGAAGGAGCTGAAGACGATGATATGGATATGTAA
- the RSM23 gene encoding mitochondrial 37S ribosomal protein mS29 (EggNog:ENOG410PHXU~COG:J~BUSCO:6376at33183), with protein sequence MASSFCWGCLSKLRPSPKSLLPVTAIPRAAATAPFHSTAFTYALPPKKSRSQDAGPKFREARSARVKKRSTAIKPARESPAERKAHTHRLVLSNANALEVTGLQDLSVENMVDAKLQGQVVGVPMSLIENLRALQAFKTSQGWGMFRRPGTLMRRETLELASLMAEIREKEKGKAAAKLVTGDRFAGKSVHLLQAMTMGLLDKWVVMSVPDARDLVNGTTAYAPLPGSNPTQYVQKNAAAQLLERIAQANKDVLSKLFISRQHSQLASVFHPNMSLLELATTGSQQAELAWPAFQALWSELTVTKPAEAAEGFKPFALRPPVLITIDGISHWMQDTKYFNAEYEPIHAHDLTFVNHFLSLASSPAISMPNGGLVLYATSTSNNPAIHTFDLGIKQLSARCSGVNPTSSALPLPGPYEKLDARVSSFFNEAKGLGLVNLGGLSKDETRGLLEYYALSGIMRERITESLVAEKWGLSGGGVIGELERMGKRMRVMPAA encoded by the exons ATGGCGTCCTCCTTTTGTTGGGGTTGCCTCTCGAAGCTCCGTCCCTCCCCCAAATCCCTTCTTCCAGTGACCGCGATACCCCGAGCTGCCGCGACAGCACCATTTCATTCCACCGCTTTCACATATGCCCTTCCGCCCAAAAAGTCCCGAAGTCAAGATGCCGGCCCAAAATTCCGTGAAGCGCGTTCTGCCCGAGTGAAAAAGAGGAGTACAGCTATTAAACCAGCGCGAGAATCGCCAGCGGAGCGGAAAGCTCATACCCATCGCCTGGTTCTTAGTAACGCGAATGCGCTCGAAGTTACCGGGCTACAGGACCTCTCGGTGGAGAATATGGTTGATGCAAAACTACAAGGACAGGTTGTGGGCGTTCCCATGTCCTTGATAGAGAATCTGAGAGCGTTGCAAGCGTTTAAGACATCGCAAGGATGGGGAATGTTTCGACGGCCTGGCACGTTAATGAGGAGGGAGACGCTGGAGTTGGCGAGCTTGATGGCTGAAATTcgggagaaagaaaaggggaaagCAGCAGCAAAGCTTGTTACCGGTGATAGATTTGCCGGAAAAAGCGTCCATTTGTTGCAGGCAATGACAATGGGGTTGTTGGATAAATGGGTTGTCATGAGCGTGCCTGATG CACGCGACCTTGTCAATGGAACTACGGCGTACGCACCGCTGCCAGGATCAAATCCGACCCAATACGTGCAGAAGAATGCGGCTGCTCAATTGTTGGAGAGAATAGCCCAGGCCAATAAAGATGTGCTCTCGAAGCTTTTTATTTCCCGCCAACATTCGCAGCTAGCATCAGTCTTCCACCCTAACATGTCTCTTCTCGAACTTGCTACCACTGGGTCTCAGCAAGCTGAGCTTGCTTGGCCTGCCTTCCAAGCACTCTGGTCCGAACTCACAGTAACAAAACCGGCCGAGGCTGCCGAAGGCTTCAAACCTTTCGCACTTCGTCCACCAGTCCTGATTACGATAGACGGCATTTCGCACTGGATGCAAGACACGAAATATTTCAACGCGGAATATGAACCCATACATGCTCACGATCTCACCTTTGTCAATCATTTCCTTTCTCTTGCTTCATCCCCTGCCATTTCTATGCCTAACGGTGGTCTTGTTCTCTATGCCACATCTACCTCAAACAACCCCGCCATCCACACCTTCGACCTCGGTATCAAACAACTGTCCGCCCGCTGTTCCGGGGTCAACCCTACGTCTTCCGCCTTACCCCTCCCTGGACCGTACGAAAAATTGGATGCACGTGTGAGTTCATTCTTTAACGAAGCGAAAGGACTGGGGCTTGTGAACCTAGGTGGACTAAGCAAAGACGAGACGAGGGGTCTGTTGGAGTACTACGCACTTTCTGGCATCATGCGCGAGCGGATCACAGAGAGCTTGGTTGCCGAGAAATGGGGTCTATCCGGGGGTGGAGTGATTGGGGAGCTGGAGAGAATGGGGAAGAGAATGAGGGTTATGCCGGCAGCTTGA
- the PEX1 gene encoding Peroxisome biosynthesis protein pex1 (BUSCO:356691at4751~EggNog:ENOG410PGQH~COG:O~BUSCO:936at33183): MAPNNRKSATTAEVVLVPLKNCLVNLPPSLVSLLVNANTPAQNVIVELQYRASSPGSSSPGTASSQRYAYTGWTGMPSKRKLTPVIGKNSMNSSRGVSRDQEITVVEIDSIFGRVLGLNDGQKVGLLLHIDPPVAHTINIEPLTPTDWEIIELHANFLELNLLSQIRALPNPSYSTAPSGQAEKAHPLTLHLSPTSTANIIITSLTPAAPSSSPFAKIAPDAEVIVAPKVRPKSARPTRGENRSVASTGRKSIGGRSSSSTVRPKSRDSESSPRGAVYLRGVDRGLASNWFNEEVGESSNEGLKVWIHRDVLAKYELRGAAYVCVSVVRPAGLLPPVDPQQQIQQKEQESAEAGEITRKVVARVYPWDESPDFDHAALSSVLCSTLGSDDMVGGVIRIEAAPSQRPSIKSVKIFPFSVDASKKKEGLKFGGESAAYKEALVERVKAVYGDPSSDVGILGGPITDGMILPTLEDKTRSLDFEEAMIRFDPPPSTSADGKAAIGWVLGSDSGFTLEIQPAIGKPMETSLVSVPVDERVPKEIPEMVGIDSIINNCMSNLTRSSSILVTGGLGSGKTSLCYVLGRQLQEDYLFNVSYFPCRKLVTDETRISMIKDTLHRLFLSASWCARLGGQSIVILDDIDKLCPVETELQVGGENGRSRQVSEIFRSIVREFCSANSPVVLLATAQSKESLNNVIIGGHVVREILSLKAPDKEGRRRVLEKLTSEDKPPGTIPNKINGYSHSRKPSSQDSWLDPSNPATRPGSADKEDGFILSRDIDFLDLAGKTDGYMPGDLVLLVSRARNEALIRTVQDFTSSSSAITLGTEDFEKALKGFTPASLRNVTLTSSSTTFAAIGGLHGTRKTLLETLQYPTKYAPIFAQCPLRLRSGLLLYGFPGCGKTLLASAVAGECGLNFISVKGPEILNKYIGASEKSVRDLFERAEAARPCILFFDEFDSIAPKRGHDSTGVTDRVVNQLLTQMDGAEGLSGVYVLAATSRPDLIDPALLRPGRLDKSLLCDMPNHDDRVDIITTLAKKLKLSDEVMERIGTIADRTEGYSGADLQAVVYNAHLEAIHDALGDRSSDKPQSKSTPMPNGVDEAGGNQKAAKTFIQFLYDPDEHALATSAGRGRASATAPSLSPPAVIAAKLEALKNIRRRQRELERGLSSDMSAEDTVNDADPVSDNDKDGSNEIHIEWVHIERSLETTRCSISDVERKRLNAIYREFIEGRNGEMPTGEGAREIGGRTSLM, encoded by the exons ATGGCCCCGAACAATCGGAAATCAGCCACAACGGCCGAGGTAGTTCTCGTGCCACTCAAGAACTGTCTCGTCAACCTTCCGCCATCCCTGGTCTCTCTTCTGGTCAATGCTAATACA CCCGCCCAAAATGTCATCGTTGAATTGCAGTACCGAGCTTCCTCGCCGGGCTCCAGTTCGCCTGGGACCGCTTCGTCACAGAGATATGCATATACTGGATGGACAGGAATGCCGAGTAAACGAAAGCTAACCCCCGTCATTGGCAAAAATAGCATGAATAGTTCCCGAGGGGTGTCTAGGGATCAAGAAATTACCGTAGTCGAGATCGATTCTATCTTCGGAAGAGTGCTAGGGCTGAATGATGGTCAAAAG GTTGGCCTGCTTTTACATATTGATCCACCAGTAGCTCATACAATCAATATCGAACCGTTAACCCCAACAGATTGGGAAA TTATTGAGCTTCATGCCAACTTTCTGGAGCTGAATCTCCTTTCCCAAATCCGCGCTCTTCCAAATCCTTCCTACAGCACCGCGCCATCTGGGCAAGCCGAGAAAGCCCATCCTCTCACCCTACACCTCTCCCCAACCTCAACGGCAAACATTATAATTACATCACTAACTCCTGCCGcaccttcttcttctccgtTTGCCAAAATAGCGCCTGATGCTGAAGTCATCGTCGCCCCGAAGGTGCGCCCTAAGTCTGCAAGACCCACTCGTGGAGAGAACCGCAGCGTTGCAAGCACCGGCCGGAAAAGTATTGGAGGACGCAGCAGTAGTAGTACTGTTCGGCCAAAAAGTCGAGATTCTGAATCCTCGCCCCGAGGAGCTGTGTACCTCCGCGGCGTTGATAGAGGGTTGGCATCGAATTGGTTCAACGAAGAGGTAGGAGAAAGCAGCAACGAAGGGCTCAAAGTATGGATCCATCGTGATGTTCTTGCAAAATATGAGCTACGAGGAGCGGcgtatgtgtgtgtgtcaGTCGTTCGTCCTGCCGGTTTATTACCGCCGGTTGACCCTCAGCAACAAATCCAGCAGAAGGAACAAGAGTCTGCAGAGGCCGGCGAGATTACAAGAAAGGTTGTAGCAAGGGTTTATCCTTGGGACGAAAGTCCTGACTTTGACCACGCCGCACTATCTTCTGTGCTATGCTCCACTCTTGGTTCAGATGATATGGTAGGAGGAGTCATTCGAATTGAGGCTGCGCCATCTCAAAGACCTTCGATTAAATCCGTGAAAATATTTCCCTTCAGTGTTGACgcttcaaagaagaaagaaggcCTTAAATTTGGAGGGGAATCTGCAGCCTATAAAGAAGCTTTGGTTGAACGAGTAAAGGCCGTATACGGTGACCCAAGTTCAGATGTCGGAATCCTAGGAGGGCCGATAACAGACGGTATGATTCTACCGACATTGGAAGACAAAACTAGATCTCTCGATTTCGAAGAAGCAATGATTCGTTTTGACCCTCCTCCGAGCACATCTGCCGACGGCAAAGCCGCGATTGGGTGGGTTCTGGGCTCGGACTCAGGATTCACTCTTGAAATTCAACCGGCAATCGGAAAACCAATGGAGACTAGTCTCGTATCAGTTCCAGTTGACGAGAGGGTGCCGAAAGAGATACCAGAAATGGTCGGCATCGACTCCATCATTAATAATTGCATGTCAAACCTGACACGTTCCTCATCAATTCTCGTAACGGGAGGCTTGGGTTCTGGGAAGACCTCGCTCTGTTACGTTTTGGGGCGACAATTACAGGAGGATTATCTGTTTAACGTTTCCTACTTCCCCTGCCGGAAGCTAGTTACAGACGAAACACGCATTTCGATGATCAAAGATACCCTGCACCGGTTGTTCTTGTCTGCTTCTTGGTGTGCAAGGCTTGGTGGTCAATCGATTGTCATTCTAGACGATATTGACAAGCTTTGCCCTGTTGAAACTGAACTTCAGGTCGGGGGAGAGAACGGTCGAAGTCGGCAAGTCAGTGAAATTTTTCGCTCCATTGTCCGAGAATTTTGCTCCGCCAACTCTCCAGTTGTCCTCTTGGCTACAGCGCAATCCAAAGAGTCATTGAACAATGTCATTATAGGCGGTCATGTTGTTCGAGAAATTTTGAGCCTAAAGGCTCCAGAtaaagaaggaagaagaagagttcTGGAGAAGTTGACAAGTGAAGACAAGCCGCCTGGAACCATTCCCAACAAAATTAATGGCTATTCTCATAGTCGCAAACCGTCCTCCCAGGATTCTTGGTTGGATCCTTCTAATCCGGCAACTAGGCCTGGCTCTGCAGACAAAGAGGATGGTTTTATTTTGAGCCGTGATATAGACTTTCTTGATTTAGCGGGCAAAACAGACGGTTATATGCCTGGGGATCTTGTTCTCCTTGTCTCCCGCGCAAGAAACGAAGCATTAATTCGCACGGTCCAGGATTTTACATCTTCCTCCTCAGCTATCACTCTTGGAACGGAAGACTTTGAGAAGGCCTTGAAAGGCTTCACTCCCGCTTCACTTCGCAATGTTACTCTAACCTCTTCCTCCACGACCTTTGCGGCTATCGGAGGCCTGCATGGCACTAGGAAGACTCTTCTCGAGACACTCCAATATCCAACTAAATATGCGCCTATATTTGCTCAGTGCCCCCTTCGTTTGCGATCTGGCCTCCTGCTGTATGGATTTCCCGGGTGTGGGAAGACGCTTCTTGCAAGTGCCGTCGCTGGAGAATGTGGTCTCAACTTTATAAGCGTGAAAGGCCCTGAAATCCTCAACAAGTACATTGGCGCAAGTGAAAAGAGCGTTCGAGATTTATTCGAGAGAGCAGAGGCGGCCCGACCAtgtattctcttctttgATGAGTTCGACAGTATTGCACCAAAGCGTGGCCACGATTCCACAGGTGTAACCGATCGGGTTGTCAACCAGCTTCTTACTCAGATGGATGGTGCAGAAGGCTTATCGGGAGTCTATGTTCTTGCTGCGACGTCGCGCCCGGATCTAATTGACCCGGCGTTACTCCGTCCTGGTCGCCTTGATAAATCACTTCTCTGCGATATGCCCAATCACGATGACAGAGTGGATATTATAACGACGTTGGCGAAGAAATTGAAGCTTAGTGACGAGGTTATGGAACGTATTGGCACCATAGCTGATCGGACGGAAGGATATTCTGGCGCCGATCTTCAAGCTGTTGTGTACAATGCACACCTGGAAGCCATTCACGACGCATTGGGCGACAGATCCTCAGACAAACCGCAGTCCAAATCTACGCCGATGCCGAACGGTGTGGATGAAGCCGGCGGCAACCAAAAGGCAGCCAAAACTTTTATTCAATTCCTGTATGATCCAGATGAGCACGCTCTCGCCACCTCAGCCGGACGGGGCCGTGCTTCGGCAACGGCACCTTCCCTAAGCCCACCTGCGGTCATCGCGGCAAAATTAGAGGCGTTAAAGAACATTAGACGACGACAGCGGGAATTAGAGCGCGGCCTCTCATCCGATATGTCAGCCGAGGACACGGTTAATGACGCTGACCCCGTGTCGGATAATGACAAGGATGGCAGCAATGAAATCCATATTGAGTGGGTGCATATCGAGCGCTCATTGGAGACTACACGGTGCTCTATTAGTGATGTTGAGAGGAAAAGATTAAATGCCATTTATCGTGAGTTCATTGAGGGACGCAATGGGGAGATGCCAACTGGCGAAGGGGCAAGGGAAATCGGGGGAAGAACAAGTTTGATGTAA